AATAAGAGATGCAGATAAGAGTGTAGAGAAATTAGATATTTTTGATTACGAGCGTCCTGTTGGTATTCAAATTTTTGGTGCTGAGCTAGATTCTATGCTTTTGGCTACCGAAATTGTTGAACGAGAAAATCCAGAAGTTTTGGATATAAATTTTGGTTGTCCTGTCAAAAAAGTTGTTTGTAAAGGTGCAGGAGCTGCAATTTTGAAAGATATTCCTAAAATGGAACTCTTATCAAAGGAAATTGTAAATAAAACCAAACTTCCTGTTACGGTAAAAACCCGTTTGGGTTGGGATCACGATTCTATAAAAATTTTAGAAGTTGCAAAGCGTTTGCAAGGGGTTGGTGTTCAGGCACTTTCTATTCATGGACGTACTCGTAAGCAGATGTATACAGGAGAAGCTGACTGGTCGTATATTGCAGAAGTCAAAAATAGTCCTGATATTCATATTCCTATCTTTGGAAATGGCGATATTGATTCTCCTCAAAAAGCATTAGAATACAAAAATCGTTTTGGTGTTGATGGAATTATGATAGGACGTGCAGCCATTGGTTATCCTTGGATT
This is a stretch of genomic DNA from Bernardetia sp. MNP-M8. It encodes these proteins:
- the dusB gene encoding tRNA dihydrouridine synthase DusB gives rise to the protein MVKIGNVELGDFPLLLAPMEDVSDPPFRAVCKACGADMMYTEFISVEGLIRDADKSVEKLDIFDYERPVGIQIFGAELDSMLLATEIVERENPEVLDINFGCPVKKVVCKGAGAAILKDIPKMELLSKEIVNKTKLPVTVKTRLGWDHDSIKILEVAKRLQGVGVQALSIHGRTRKQMYTGEADWSYIAEVKNSPDIHIPIFGNGDIDSPQKALEYKNRFGVDGIMIGRAAIGYPWIFREIKHYLATGELLPPPTLEERLDICRKHFMFSLEWKRSEITAINEMKRHYAAYFKGLRGIKQYRMRLVQSSSSQEVFDILNEIETQYAGIEFVHEY